From the Vulpes lagopus strain Blue_001 chromosome 15, ASM1834538v1, whole genome shotgun sequence genome, one window contains:
- the LOC121476263 gene encoding isocitrate dehydrogenase [NAD] subunit gamma, mitochondrial-like has protein sequence MALKILTAASCCVKSMLRPCNLCHSWEILFGHETSPRSFSFKYSIPPSAKYGGRHTVTMIPGDGIGPELMLHVKTVFRHACVPVDFEEVVVNCTSCEEDIHNAIMAVRRNRVALKGNLETNHNLPPSHKCRNNMFRTTLDLYANVIHFKSLPGVETRHKDVDILVVRENTEGEYSNLEHESVTGVIESLKIITKAKSFRIAQYAFQLAQEMERKKVTVVHKANIMKLGDGLFLQCCREVASHYPQLTFEGMIVDNTTTQLVSRPQQFDVMVMPNLYGNVVNSICTGLVGGAGLVPGANYGHTHAVFETASRQSARNLANKNIANPTAMLLASCIMLDYLQLHSYATSIRAAVLASMENKNVHTPDIGGQSTTLDFIHNIIDHINTVN, from the coding sequence ATGGCGTTGAAGATACTGACAGCTGCAAGTTGCTGCGTGAAGTCCATGTTGCGGCCTTGTAACCTCTGCCATTCTTGGGAGATTTTATTTGGCCATGAGACCTCCCCAAGGAGCTTCTCTTTTAAGTACAGTATTCCTCCATCAGCCAAGTATGGTGGGCGACACACTGTGACTATGATTCCTGGGGATGGCATTGGGCCTGAACTCATGCTGCATGTCAAGACTGTGTTCAGACATGCGTGTGTGCCTGTAGACTTTGAGGAGGTGGTCGTTAACTGCACTTCTTGTGAAGAGGACATTCACAATGCCATCATGGCAGTCCGTCGAAACCGTGTGGCTTTGAAGGGCAACCTTGAAACCAACCACAACCTGCCACCATCTCACAAATGCCGCAACAACATGTTTCGCACCACCCTAGATCTCTATGCCAATGTCATCCATTTTAAAAGTCTGCCAGGCGTGGAGACCCGGCACAAGGATGTAGACATCTTAGTTGTTCGGGAAAACACAGAGGGTGAATACAGCAACCTGGAGCACGAGAGTGTGACAGGAGTGATTGAGAGCCTAAAGATTATTACCAAGGCCAAGTCTTTCCGCATTGCCCAATATGCCTTCCAGCTGGCCCAGGAGATGGAGCGCAAGAAAGTGACGGTTGTGCACAAGGCTAACATCATGAAACTGGGAGATGGGCTCTTCCTGCAGTGTTGCAGGGAAGTGGCCTCCCACTATCCTCAGCTCACCTTTGAGGGCATGATTGTGGATAACACCACCACGCAGCTGGTATCCCGGCCTCAGCAGTTTGATGTAATGGTGATGCCCAATCTTTATGGCAACGTTGTCAACAGTATCTGCACAGGATTGGTTGGGGGAGCAGGCCTTGTGCCTGGTGCGAACTATGGCCATACACACGCAGTGTTTGAAACAGCTTCAAGGCAATCGGCCAGAAATTTAGCCAATAAGAATATAGCCAACCCTACGGCCATGCTGCTAGCAAGCTGTATTATGCTGGACTACCTCCAGCTCCACTCCTATGCCACCTCCATTCGCGCTGCAGTCTTGGCATCTATGGAGAACAAAAATGTCCATACTCCAGACATTGGAGGCCAGAGTACCACATTGGACTTCATTCATAATATAATCGACCACATCAATACTGTCAATTAA